The following are encoded together in the Halopseudomonas salegens genome:
- a CDS encoding zinc-regulated TonB-dependent outer membrane receptor, with product MKFSPTPIAATLAALAFSTSVLAQSASQERSALNVDIDISLILEGVYYNQIDEGNASPAGFGGGHDDHDHGHGGHDHGFDDGFNMGHSELALQARLGDFMDGTLLIGFDDSDFDVEEAYLTTRSLPAGLQVKAGKFLSDIGYINSKHGHDWDFVDRPMVNEYLFGEHGLQDTGVQVNWLAPTASYTRLGVELLQGDQDNTVSQFNDELPVSESSGPRMMTAFAKFGPDLGAQHAAQYGLSAGYVNQYGRLDDHGHHAHGLEGDAWFAGLDAVYKYDAGKSYGHGNWKLASEYVYMRRDLTEYVEHAHDDHSHWDKRDNHSERQDGLYLEAVYGIAPRWEVGLRAEALGLTNDVVGSHPTAVNSLKTSYRQSAQLTFRPIEPVFLRAQLSRNDFAADGHDDDHEHDHNPGRGLEFMLQLNVALGAHGAHSF from the coding sequence ATGAAATTTTCCCCAACTCCCATCGCTGCAACCCTGGCCGCTTTGGCCTTCAGCACCTCCGTGCTGGCGCAGTCGGCCTCCCAGGAGCGTTCGGCGTTAAATGTCGATATCGATATTTCGCTGATTCTGGAAGGGGTGTATTACAACCAGATCGACGAGGGCAACGCGTCACCAGCTGGTTTCGGTGGTGGTCACGATGACCATGACCACGGTCATGGCGGTCACGATCATGGATTTGATGACGGCTTCAATATGGGCCATTCGGAACTGGCTCTCCAGGCACGTCTGGGCGACTTCATGGACGGTACCTTGCTGATCGGCTTTGATGACAGCGACTTCGACGTTGAAGAGGCCTACCTGACCACGCGTTCGTTGCCTGCTGGCTTGCAGGTGAAGGCTGGCAAGTTCCTGTCCGATATCGGTTACATCAACAGCAAGCACGGTCACGATTGGGACTTTGTTGATCGTCCTATGGTCAACGAATACCTGTTTGGCGAGCATGGTTTGCAAGACACGGGTGTTCAGGTCAACTGGCTGGCTCCCACTGCGAGCTACACCCGGCTGGGTGTGGAATTGTTGCAGGGTGATCAGGACAATACCGTCTCGCAGTTCAACGATGAATTGCCGGTCAGCGAAAGTAGCGGTCCACGCATGATGACCGCCTTTGCCAAATTCGGCCCGGATCTGGGTGCGCAGCATGCCGCCCAATACGGCCTCTCTGCCGGTTACGTAAACCAGTATGGCCGCCTGGATGACCACGGTCACCATGCCCATGGTCTGGAAGGTGATGCCTGGTTTGCCGGTCTGGATGCTGTGTACAAATACGATGCCGGCAAAAGTTACGGGCATGGCAACTGGAAGCTGGCCAGTGAATACGTCTATATGCGCCGTGACCTCACCGAGTACGTAGAGCATGCCCATGATGACCATAGTCACTGGGACAAGCGTGATAACCACAGCGAACGCCAGGACGGCCTGTACCTGGAAGCGGTGTATGGTATTGCGCCCCGTTGGGAGGTTGGTTTGCGCGCCGAAGCGCTGGGCTTGACCAACGATGTGGTCGGCTCCCACCCGACAGCAGTCAACAGCCTGAAGACATCCTATCGGCAGAGTGCACAGTTGACCTTCCGTCCAATCGAACCGGTCTTTCTGCGCGCCCAGCTGAGCCGTAATGATTTTGCTGCGGATGGTCATGATGATGACCACGAGCATGATCACAATCCGGGTCGGGGCCTGGAGTTCATGCTGCAACTCAATGTGGCGCTGGGCGCTCACGGTGCTCACTCTTTCTGA
- a CDS encoding metal ABC transporter substrate-binding protein — translation MRLINRYLQLPCMVLILAGSALLAQSASAEMRVVATTPSLGMLANAIGGDQVSVRVLAPADRDVHYLDARPSYMATMRRADLLLSVGAGLEEGWLPAALSGSANPGINQGRPGHFRAADFLRLRESITLDGPNMGHVHAEGNPHFTLDPRRMATLAVALAERMGQLQPTQATYFADQATRLAARLHSEADNLAASVTAGQRYVSYHEDLDYLSEWLPVEVVGYLEPVPGIPPTARHLRELTDSLAGTEGRVLFAVFQPERGGRYLQEQLGWSVHPLPLEPAEPTLDSYLSLLAQWTRVFIDD, via the coding sequence ATGCGACTTATCAACAGGTATTTGCAGTTGCCCTGCATGGTGCTGATTCTGGCGGGCAGCGCGTTGCTGGCCCAGTCAGCCAGCGCCGAGATGCGGGTGGTAGCGACGACGCCGAGCCTGGGCATGTTGGCCAATGCGATCGGGGGTGATCAGGTCAGCGTACGTGTTCTGGCACCGGCTGACCGGGATGTGCATTACCTGGATGCGCGGCCCAGCTATATGGCGACTATGCGGCGTGCCGATCTGCTGCTCTCAGTGGGGGCTGGTCTGGAAGAGGGTTGGTTGCCAGCCGCATTGAGCGGTTCCGCCAATCCCGGGATCAATCAAGGTCGTCCCGGGCATTTTCGTGCGGCAGATTTTTTGCGTCTGCGGGAGTCGATTACCCTGGATGGTCCGAATATGGGCCATGTGCATGCCGAGGGTAATCCGCACTTTACCCTCGACCCACGGCGTATGGCGACGTTGGCTGTCGCGTTGGCTGAACGTATGGGGCAGTTGCAGCCCACGCAGGCGACGTATTTTGCCGATCAGGCAACAAGGCTCGCTGCTCGCCTGCACAGCGAGGCGGACAATCTGGCCGCAAGCGTAACTGCCGGTCAGCGTTATGTGTCCTATCACGAAGACCTGGATTATCTGAGCGAATGGCTGCCGGTCGAGGTCGTGGGCTATCTGGAGCCGGTGCCGGGAATTCCGCCAACGGCGCGGCATTTGCGTGAGCTGACGGATAGCCTGGCGGGTACCGAGGGTCGGGTACTGTTTGCGGTGTTTCAACCGGAACGCGGTGGGCGCTATCTGCAGGAACAGCTGGGTTGGTCTGTGCATCCTTTGCCACTGGAGCCGGCAGAGCCGACACTGGACAGCTATCTGAGTCTGCTGGCGCAATGGACCCGTGTCTTTATCGATGACTGA